From the Methanofastidiosum sp. genome, the window CCGCTTATTGAAAGCATTAAAATGTTAAACTGGGCCTTCCCAATCTTATCAGCAATGAAACCCCCAAAGAATGTTGTTAATGAGCCGAAGAGAAATATTAAGAAGGTGATTAGTGAAAAGAATAGAATTGAATTATCGTTTGCTCCAGATTTAAGATAGGATTCCCTTAAAAAAATTGGTATCCAAGCCCACATTGCATACAATTCCCACATGTGGCCGAAATATCCGTAATTTACTAGTTTTAATCTTTCATTTTTTAATATATCTTTTAAGTTTTCTAATCTAAATTTTATTGTTCCTGCAGTGTAAGGCCCTTCTTTTACAAACACAAAAATTAGTATCGCACTTAACAAAGAAGCAATGCCAGAAAAACTAATCAAGATTCTCCATTCCGGTATGCCTGTTAGATTAAAAAGGTATGGCATCCCAGATCCCAGTGCTAGAGAAGCACCCATACATCCAACTGCAAAACCCCTTTTCTTCTGAAACCAAGAAGATGCTAGTTTCATTCCCGGAGGGTATACTCCTGCCAAGAAAAAGCCCGTAAAAAATCTAAGTACAAGCAATAAAGCAAATGATTCAACAAAAAATGCTACAATAAAACTTGTTAACCCTCCAAGTGCTGCAGATGCTGCAAACACATTTTTTGTTTTGAATACGTCAGGCAAGTTTAGAACTGCATAAGTAAGGGCGCCGATGATGAATCCTATCGTTACTATTATGCTAAGTAAACTTTTTTCTGAATTTGTAAGGTTAAAATATTCTGTTAGTTGAGGTATTACAGCATTAGCACTAAACCACAACGAGAAGGATAAAATTGCGGATAAGGATAAAATGATTAGAATTTTTAAGCGCGATTCAAAATGAAACATGAATTAGTAAAAGTCTAGGGAAATATAAAGATTACTTCTTTCTAAGAGGATAC encodes:
- a CDS encoding MFS transporter → MFHFESRLKILIILSLSAILSFSLWFSANAVIPQLTEYFNLTNSEKSLLSIIVTIGFIIGALTYAVLNLPDVFKTKNVFAASAALGGLTSFIVAFFVESFALLLVLRFFTGFFLAGVYPPGMKLASSWFQKKRGFAVGCMGASLALGSGMPYLFNLTGIPEWRILISFSGIASLLSAILIFVFVKEGPYTAGTIKFRLENLKDILKNERLKLVNYGYFGHMWELYAMWAWIPIFLRESYLKSGANDNSILFFSLITFLIFLFGSLTTFFGGFIADKIGKAQFNILMLSISGFCSLIIGFTFGVNNIAMIIIALVWGMSAVADSPQYSGMATEVGDKKYMGTAVTIQLAIGFFISIISIKLIPVVVDIVGWKYAFSILFLGPLFGLISLNKLRGNKVK